The following coding sequences lie in one Loxodonta africana isolate mLoxAfr1 chromosome X, mLoxAfr1.hap2, whole genome shotgun sequence genomic window:
- the LOC100664676 gene encoding protein tyrosine phosphatase type IVA 1-like isoform X1 has translation MAGMICPAPVEITYRNMRFLIAHNPTNASLNKFLQELKKNGVTTIVRVCEATYNTAILEKEGIQVLDWPFDDGTPPSSQIVEKWLNLVKMKFRENPGCCIAVHCVCGLGRGPVLVALALIEGGMKYEDAVQFIRQKRRGAFNSKQLLYLENYRPKMCLRFRNTRNNCFLQ, from the coding sequence ATGGCTGGAATGATCTGCCCTGCTCCTGTGGAAATCACCTACAGGAATATGAGATTTCTTATCGCACACAATCCAACCAATGCCTCCTTAAACAAATTCTTACAGGAGCTTAAGAAGAATGGAGTTACCACCATAGTAAGAGTGTGTGAAGCCACTTACAACACTGCTATTCTGGAGAAAGAAGGCATCCAGGTTCTGGACTGGCCTTTTGATGATGGTACACCTCCTTCCAGCCAGATAGTTGAAAAATGGTTAAATCTTGTCAAAATGAAATTTCGTGAAAATCCTGGTTGCTGTATTGCGGTTCACTGTGTTTGCGGTCTTGGGAGAGGTCCAGTGCTGGTTGCCCTAGCGTTAATTGAAGGTGGAATGAAATATGAAGATGCAGTACAATTCATAAGACAGAAGCGACGTGGAGCTTTTAACAGCAAGCAGCTTCTGTATCTGGAGAATTATCGTCCTAAAATGTGTCTGCGCTTCAGAAACACCCGGAACAACTGTTTCCTTCAGTAG
- the LOC100664676 gene encoding protein tyrosine phosphatase type IVA 1-like isoform X2 codes for MAGMICPAPVEITYRNMRFLIAHNPTNASLNKFLQELKKNGVLDWPFDDGTPPSSQIVEKWLNLVKMKFRENPGCCIAVHCVCGLGRGPVLVALALIEGGMKYEDAVQFIRQKRRGAFNSKQLLYLENYRPKMCLRFRNTRNNCFLQ; via the exons ATGGCTGGAATGATCTGCCCTGCTCCTGTGGAAATCACCTACAGGAATATGAGATTTCTTATCGCACACAATCCAACCAATGCCTCCTTAAACAAATTCTTACAGGAGCTTAAGAAGAATGGA GTTCTGGACTGGCCTTTTGATGATGGTACACCTCCTTCCAGCCAGATAGTTGAAAAATGGTTAAATCTTGTCAAAATGAAATTTCGTGAAAATCCTGGTTGCTGTATTGCGGTTCACTGTGTTTGCGGTCTTGGGAGAGGTCCAGTGCTGGTTGCCCTAGCGTTAATTGAAGGTGGAATGAAATATGAAGATGCAGTACAATTCATAAGACAGAAGCGACGTGGAGCTTTTAACAGCAAGCAGCTTCTGTATCTGGAGAATTATCGTCCTAAAATGTGTCTGCGCTTCAGAAACACCCGGAACAACTGTTTCCTTCAGTAG
- the LOC100664676 gene encoding protein tyrosine phosphatase type IVA 1-like isoform X3, which translates to MAGMICPAPVEITYRNMRFLIAHNPTNASLNKFLQELKKNGVTTIVRVCEATYNTAILEKEGIQVLDWPFDDGTPPSSQIVEKWLNLVKMKFRENPGCCIAVHCVCGLGRGPKRRGAFNSKQLLYLENYRPKMCLRFRNTRNNCFLQ; encoded by the exons ATGGCTGGAATGATCTGCCCTGCTCCTGTGGAAATCACCTACAGGAATATGAGATTTCTTATCGCACACAATCCAACCAATGCCTCCTTAAACAAATTCTTACAGGAGCTTAAGAAGAATGGAGTTACCACCATAGTAAGAGTGTGTGAAGCCACTTACAACACTGCTATTCTGGAGAAAGAAGGCATCCAGGTTCTGGACTGGCCTTTTGATGATGGTACACCTCCTTCCAGCCAGATAGTTGAAAAATGGTTAAATCTTGTCAAAATGAAATTTCGTGAAAATCCTGGTTGCTGTATTGCGGTTCACTGTGTTTGCGGTCTTGGGAGAGGTCCA AAGCGACGTGGAGCTTTTAACAGCAAGCAGCTTCTGTATCTGGAGAATTATCGTCCTAAAATGTGTCTGCGCTTCAGAAACACCCGGAACAACTGTTTCCTTCAGTAG